The Acinetobacter lwoffii genomic sequence TTCAATGATTTTAAAATCGTGGATGCCCTGCTGTTTAAGGCGGATTGCCATTCCCAAACCACCAAAACCGCTGCCTACAATTAGAATCTTGCTGCGCTGTCCTTTAGCTTGCATTATTTATCTCCTTTAAGGCATATAAGGCTGGATTTTTTGATTCACCGGATATTGTTCTGGATGCTGGCTAAACTGGTTTACCAGTTGCACCACTTCGGCTGGCGCTTCGACATAGAGCGCATGTCCTGAAGAAATTTCGATATAGCGACTGTTCGAAATTGAAGCAAACAGCAGTTTAGCTTGCGCTACAGGCACCATGCGGTCTTCACGACAGGCAACGACTAGAGTCTCTGCACAGATGTCAGATAAAGCTGATGTAATATCAATGCGATAATTCAGTTCACGCTGTTTGGCTGCATCTTGGGATGGTTTAACAAAGCGTGCCAGATCCAGCACCTGCTGTTCGCTTCGTGCAGACAGATAATCATCGCTATACAGGCAATAATTGACAAAATGAGGCAAGGCCGCAGATTGTTCAGTAAATAACTGTTGCCAGATAACGGTACGCAGTTGTTGCACCGAGCTAGTTTTGGCCCAACCGGCTAACAGGATCAAACGCGCTACGCGCTGTTTTAAACTGGCTGCTACTTGTGCAGCAATCACTGCACCGAGTGAATAGCCGACCACTGTAATGGTTTCATCTTCTGCAACCACATGCTGAATCAGTGCTTCAACTTGTTGGCTAAAATCGGTCACCTTTAGATCAGCTTTATCGGGGGTATGTAAATCAATGGATAAAACCCGTTGATGAATACCCAGCATCGGAAAAATATAACTGAAATGCTTGTCGGTATTTCCACCGGTGCCATGAATCAGAATAATGGTGGGAAATGCAGAACGCTGTCCGACTTCATGAAAAGTAAGCTGCAGATCAGCATAAGGACACTGTTGAGTAATCATGTCTAAATCCATATAGACTCCTGATCTTGTTATTTTATGGTTTATTCAATACCGAAGAATAACTCTCAATATTTGAATGAGGTTAGGATGCAAAAATTATTAAAAAAAGACCCACGACACGAGTATCGTGGGTCAAAAGGTTTAATCGAATTTGAACTCTTCAGGTTCAAGTAAAAACAGGCTTTCACCACCTGCCTGAATATTGGCAAAGTGGGTTGAAGTTCTTGGCAAAATACGTGCAAAGAAGAATTGTGCAGTTTTGATCTTGGCTGC encodes the following:
- a CDS encoding alpha/beta fold hydrolase; its protein translation is MDLDMITQQCPYADLQLTFHEVGQRSAFPTIILIHGTGGNTDKHFSYIFPMLGIHQRVLSIDLHTPDKADLKVTDFSQQVEALIQHVVAEDETITVVGYSLGAVIAAQVAASLKQRVARLILLAGWAKTSSVQQLRTVIWQQLFTEQSAALPHFVNYCLYSDDYLSARSEQQVLDLARFVKPSQDAAKQRELNYRIDITSALSDICAETLVVACREDRMVPVAQAKLLFASISNSRYIEISSGHALYVEAPAEVVQLVNQFSQHPEQYPVNQKIQPYMP